Proteins encoded together in one Orbaceae bacterium lpD01 window:
- a CDS encoding ATP-binding protein: MNLEQELVRLNHAIDMAKQGIEPQQNTTVEMNLIVCEFNASHGSFMQSVSYLTNMPRMRTITLYPRCLDEQKLLILNQIAELKKVQREKRVKLLLAHADIPKRFEHASFDNFNPINTQAEKKLKVCRAYVDKWPDRLSKGGGIVMMGQPGMGKNHLATAIAKTIIHKYCHSVVMTSVLKIVRDYRSSWKKTANNVEYDVIDHFTRPKLLIIDGVGVQYGTETEKLILFEIINHRYKAMKPTILISNETREMLVKYIDDRVMDRMREGGGCELNFDWESYRTKV; this comes from the coding sequence ATGAATTTAGAACAAGAACTCGTACGTTTAAATCACGCCATTGACATGGCTAAGCAGGGGATTGAGCCCCAACAAAATACGACGGTTGAAATGAATTTAATCGTGTGTGAATTTAATGCTAGTCATGGCTCGTTTATGCAGTCGGTGAGTTATTTAACCAATATGCCAAGAATGAGAACAATCACTCTGTATCCGCGCTGTCTGGATGAGCAAAAGTTATTAATACTGAACCAAATCGCCGAGTTGAAGAAAGTGCAACGAGAAAAACGCGTTAAGTTACTGTTAGCACATGCGGATATTCCAAAACGATTTGAGCATGCCTCCTTTGATAATTTTAATCCCATCAATACGCAAGCTGAAAAAAAGTTAAAGGTTTGCCGTGCCTATGTGGATAAATGGCCTGATCGTTTAAGTAAAGGGGGTGGCATCGTGATGATGGGGCAACCGGGTATGGGGAAGAATCATCTCGCTACGGCTATTGCTAAAACGATTATCCATAAATACTGTCATTCTGTTGTGATGACATCTGTCTTAAAGATAGTGCGTGATTACCGGTCTAGCTGGAAGAAAACAGCAAATAACGTTGAATATGACGTGATTGACCATTTTACACGACCTAAGCTGCTGATTATTGATGGAGTGGGCGTGCAATATGGCACTGAGACAGAAAAATTAATTTTATTTGAGATTATTAATCATCGTTATAAAGCGATGAAACCGACAATCTTAATTAGTAATGAAACAAGGGAAATGTTGGTTAAATATATTGACGACAGAGTGATGGACCGAATGAGAGAAGGTGGGGGATGTGAATTGAACTTTGACTGGGAAAGTTATCGAACCAAAGTATAA
- a CDS encoding helix-turn-helix transcriptional regulator, giving the protein MLGNRIQQARKRLKISQTDIGKKVGVSKAAVSKWESGENDPKDIDLLAKALNVNINWLRTGRGAMDIEGAAVIDISSNVEEWDLTPLHDDEVEVPYYKSIELAASHGITMDNDYNGYKLRFGKSFFRRKDVQKEHVVCFPASGNSMEPVIPNGAVVAVNTARKDIIDGDIYAICQDGLCRIKRLYRLPGDQVRIVSYNAEEHPAEIAKIPEIEIIGRVFHCSFEL; this is encoded by the coding sequence ATGCTAGGAAATCGCATTCAGCAGGCCAGAAAGAGACTAAAAATCAGTCAAACAGATATCGGTAAAAAAGTCGGTGTCTCTAAAGCAGCGGTATCGAAATGGGAGTCAGGTGAAAATGATCCGAAAGATATCGACCTACTAGCAAAAGCGTTGAATGTGAATATCAATTGGCTAAGAACAGGTCGAGGCGCCATGGATATTGAAGGGGCTGCCGTTATCGATATTAGCAGTAACGTAGAGGAGTGGGATCTTACCCCATTACATGATGACGAAGTTGAAGTGCCCTATTACAAGTCGATCGAGCTTGCTGCCAGCCATGGTATAACGATGGATAATGATTACAATGGCTATAAACTGAGATTTGGTAAATCCTTTTTTAGAAGAAAAGACGTACAAAAAGAACATGTGGTTTGCTTTCCAGCTAGCGGAAACTCGATGGAACCCGTGATTCCTAACGGCGCGGTTGTCGCCGTGAATACCGCCAGAAAAGATATTATCGATGGAGATATCTATGCGATATGCCAAGATGGTCTATGCCGAATTAAACGATTATATCGTTTACCGGGCGATCAGGTGCGAATCGTGTCATATAACGCCGAAGAGCACCCAGCTGAAATCGCAAAAATACCGGAAATTGAGATTATCGGTAGAGTATTTCATTGTTCATTTGAACTGTAA
- a CDS encoding MlaA family lipoprotein yields MKKIMLSLLLAITTLSGCATYNSETNSYSDPAQGFNRKMFNFNYYVLDPYIVRPAAVFWRDYLPKPVRTGIVNVSSNISEPASMINYLLQGEGKKAAIHFTRFFLNTIFGLGGLIDVAGMADPQLQKNNNRTFGNVLGHYEVGYGPYVVLPFYGQASLREDGGELVDYLYPPLSLLTAELNIANWLFDGLETRAQLLDVEDMLKNSDDPYAFMRNAYFQRQNFLAADGKIDETKQQQRQDSISNYLDDIDADD; encoded by the coding sequence ATGAAAAAAATAATGCTTAGCTTGTTGTTAGCAATAACAACGTTGAGTGGATGTGCTACCTATAATTCAGAAACAAATAGCTATAGTGATCCGGCGCAAGGGTTTAATCGTAAGATGTTTAATTTTAACTATTATGTATTAGATCCCTACATTGTCAGACCTGCTGCGGTATTTTGGCGTGACTATTTACCCAAACCGGTACGAACCGGCATAGTCAATGTCTCATCCAATATCAGCGAACCCGCTTCAATGATTAACTATCTATTGCAAGGTGAAGGTAAAAAAGCGGCGATTCACTTTACGCGTTTCTTCCTCAATACGATCTTTGGATTAGGTGGCTTGATTGATGTCGCAGGTATGGCTGATCCACAATTACAGAAAAACAATAACCGAACATTTGGTAATGTGCTCGGTCACTATGAAGTGGGATATGGACCTTATGTCGTGCTGCCATTTTATGGCCAGGCCTCATTAAGAGAAGATGGTGGTGAACTGGTGGACTATTTATATCCGCCGCTAAGTTTATTAACCGCAGAACTCAATATTGCTAATTGGCTATTTGATGGCTTAGAGACACGTGCACAGTTACTTGATGTTGAAGATATGCTTAAAAACAGTGATGATCCTTACGCATTCATGCGTAATGCCTACTTCCAGAGACAAAACTTTTTAGCGGCAGATGGTAAAATTGATGAAACAAAACAGCAGCAGCGTCAAGATAGTATCAGTAACTATCTCGATGATATTGATGCCGACGATTAA
- the recO gene encoding DNA repair protein RecO produces the protein MSHWQRAFVLHSRPYSETSLLVDFFVETRGRITVLAKGARRKRSSQKGTLQPFTPLIIQYSGAGQMKTLRHVEAISLALPFSNIFLYSAFYLNELVYRVLVPETDTSVLFSEYLLCLQTLASQTQSPEYALRRFELVLLENLGYSIDFAHCYATGEEIVENMTYQYHAEKGFMASLLNTHTSFSGAQLRALANRSFPDQDSLKAAKKFTRMALKPYVGSQPFKSRELFRK, from the coding sequence ATGAGTCATTGGCAACGCGCCTTCGTTTTACATAGCCGTCCTTATAGTGAAACAAGTCTATTAGTTGATTTTTTTGTCGAAACTAGAGGACGGATAACCGTATTAGCAAAAGGTGCCCGTCGTAAACGATCATCACAAAAAGGGACTTTGCAACCTTTTACACCACTGATTATTCAATACAGTGGCGCCGGTCAAATGAAGACCTTAAGACACGTCGAAGCTATATCTTTAGCGCTGCCGTTCAGTAATATTTTTCTTTATAGTGCATTCTATTTAAATGAGCTCGTTTATCGGGTGCTTGTGCCTGAAACCGATACCTCGGTACTTTTTAGTGAATATCTGCTCTGCTTACAAACCTTAGCCAGCCAAACGCAATCGCCAGAATATGCGCTGAGGCGTTTTGAACTAGTGTTGTTAGAAAATCTTGGTTACAGTATTGATTTTGCTCACTGTTATGCGACAGGTGAAGAGATTGTTGAGAATATGACTTATCAATATCATGCTGAAAAAGGCTTTATGGCGAGTTTACTCAATACGCATACCAGTTTTAGTGGTGCCCAGCTGCGGGCATTGGCTAATCGATCCTTTCCTGATCAAGACAGCCTTAAAGCGGCCAAAAAATTTACGCGCATGGCCTTAAAGCCCTATGTTGGCTCTCAACCGTTTAAAAGTCGAGAGCTGTTTAGAAAGTAA
- the era gene encoding GTPase Era: MTAEKNQVQHCGFVAIVGRPNVGKSTLLNQLLGQKVSITSRKPQTTRHRIMGIDTQDNYQIIYVDTPGLHIEEKRAINRLMNRAASSSIGDVELIVFVVEGTHWTEDDEMVLNKLKNNKAPVLLAINKIDNVTDKTILLPHIATLSQKMHFLDVVPICAETGEGVDTIAAIAKKYIPEGIHHFPDDYITDRSQRFMASEIIREKLMRFLGEELPYSVTVEIERFVVNESGGYDIHGLILVERDGQKKMVIGNQGQKIKQIGIEARRDMMALFDNRVHLELWVKVKAGWADDERALRSLGYVDDL, translated from the coding sequence ATGACAGCAGAAAAAAATCAAGTACAGCATTGTGGATTTGTGGCAATAGTCGGACGTCCCAATGTTGGAAAATCAACATTACTGAATCAATTATTAGGCCAAAAAGTCTCTATTACTTCGAGAAAACCGCAAACCACGCGGCATCGAATTATGGGCATTGATACGCAGGATAATTATCAGATTATTTATGTTGATACCCCTGGTCTGCATATTGAAGAAAAACGTGCGATTAATCGTCTTATGAACCGTGCTGCCAGCAGCTCGATTGGTGATGTTGAGCTGATTGTATTTGTAGTTGAGGGTACGCACTGGACTGAAGATGATGAAATGGTACTTAATAAACTCAAAAATAATAAGGCGCCCGTCTTATTAGCCATCAATAAAATTGATAATGTAACCGATAAAACCATTTTATTACCACATATAGCTACATTATCACAAAAGATGCATTTTCTTGATGTCGTCCCTATTTGTGCCGAAACCGGTGAGGGCGTTGATACGATTGCGGCGATTGCTAAAAAATATATTCCAGAGGGAATTCACCATTTTCCTGATGATTATATTACTGATCGCTCGCAACGTTTTATGGCCTCAGAGATTATTCGTGAAAAATTGATGCGTTTTTTAGGTGAGGAATTGCCTTATTCAGTGACTGTTGAAATCGAGCGCTTTGTTGTGAATGAATCCGGTGGTTATGATATTCATGGTTTAATTTTAGTTGAACGCGATGGCCAAAAGAAAATGGTTATCGGCAATCAAGGCCAGAAAATCAAACAAATTGGTATTGAAGCCCGTCGCGATATGATGGCCTTATTTGATAATCGTGTTCATTTAGAGCTATGGGTTAAAGTCAAAGCTGGTTGGGCCGATGATGAAAGGGCGCTACGTAGTTTAGGTTACGTAGACGACCTTTAG
- the rnc gene encoding ribonuclease III — MPMDRLQKQLGYTFKDKALLKQALTHRSADKVHNERFEFLGDSILSFVIAKALYKLFPLVAEGDLSQMRSSLVCRQTLAELGKHFALSEHLILGQGELKSGGYRRDSIISDTVEAIIGAIYLDCLQIDIIEQLLLNWYQSHLQIISPGNGQKDSKTLLQEYLQGIHKDRPVYIILEVKGTDHEQEFVVQCKIDYLSIEFIGQGASRRKAEQAAAEQAIKHLGIK; from the coding sequence ATGCCAATGGATCGTTTACAAAAGCAGCTTGGTTATACATTTAAAGATAAAGCATTACTAAAACAAGCGTTAACTCATCGTAGCGCCGATAAAGTGCATAATGAGCGGTTTGAGTTTCTAGGAGATTCTATTCTCAGCTTTGTGATAGCGAAAGCATTATATAAACTTTTTCCATTAGTCGCTGAAGGTGACCTGAGTCAAATGCGCTCATCACTCGTTTGTCGACAAACGTTAGCTGAGCTAGGAAAACACTTTGCATTGAGTGAGCATCTAATTCTGGGACAAGGTGAACTGAAAAGCGGTGGATATCGCCGTGATTCTATTATTTCAGATACTGTCGAAGCAATTATTGGTGCTATTTATCTGGACTGCTTGCAAATCGATATTATTGAGCAGCTTCTCCTGAATTGGTATCAATCACATTTACAGATAATCAGCCCGGGTAATGGGCAGAAAGATTCTAAAACACTTTTACAGGAATATTTACAAGGTATTCATAAAGATAGACCGGTTTATATTATTCTTGAAGTAAAAGGAACTGATCATGAACAAGAGTTTGTTGTTCAATGTAAAATCGACTATCTGAGTATAGAATTTATTGGTCAAGGCGCAAGTCGACGCAAAGCGGAGCAGGCCGCCGCCGAACAAGCAATAAAACATTTAGGAATAAAATGA
- the lepB gene encoding signal peptidase I — protein sequence MAGMFAIILTVATLFTGILWFLEKFKWRPARQRQVEQVRKQTDGKIDGNVLAQVAKPKNWIDSLASLFPVLCFVFIIRSFIYEPFQIPSGSMMPTLLVGDFIAVEKFAYGLKDPITNTTIIPTGHPKRGDVVVFKYPGNPSIDYIKRVVGLPGDKVVYNPDTKELSIYPACQADEANCDNNAVASLDLSYTPVEQSDWMQVFAKNQSNFYTQGQFADKRASLDRSARALTLNTRSETLGEHQHQILAWPMVIYKSSDFHKQNNGLPDGQWIVPQGEYFVMGDNRDNSEDSRFWGFVPEKNLVGRASAIWMSFEKQPNEWPTGIRLSRIGAIN from the coding sequence ATGGCTGGAATGTTTGCCATTATATTAACAGTGGCGACCCTGTTTACGGGAATTTTGTGGTTTTTGGAAAAGTTCAAGTGGCGGCCAGCTCGACAACGTCAAGTCGAGCAAGTGCGTAAACAAACTGATGGCAAGATTGATGGTAATGTGCTTGCTCAAGTGGCTAAACCAAAAAACTGGATCGACTCTTTAGCGTCTCTTTTTCCGGTTTTGTGTTTCGTATTTATCATCCGTTCTTTTATTTATGAGCCTTTTCAAATTCCTTCAGGTTCAATGATGCCAACTTTATTGGTCGGTGATTTTATCGCGGTTGAAAAATTTGCTTATGGATTGAAAGATCCGATTACCAATACGACCATTATTCCAACCGGCCATCCTAAACGTGGTGATGTGGTGGTGTTTAAATATCCAGGTAATCCAAGTATTGATTATATCAAACGTGTAGTAGGATTACCGGGCGATAAAGTCGTTTATAATCCAGATACTAAAGAGCTGTCGATCTATCCTGCTTGCCAAGCGGACGAGGCTAACTGTGACAATAATGCTGTTGCATCGCTGGATTTAAGTTATACGCCAGTTGAGCAAAGTGACTGGATGCAAGTTTTTGCTAAAAATCAAAGTAATTTTTACACCCAAGGACAATTTGCTGATAAACGTGCTTCGTTAGATCGCTCTGCGCGAGCATTGACGTTAAATACACGCAGCGAAACCTTAGGCGAACATCAACATCAAATCCTTGCCTGGCCAATGGTTATTTATAAAAGTAGCGATTTTCATAAGCAAAATAACGGTTTACCGGACGGACAATGGATCGTTCCGCAAGGTGAATATTTTGTGATGGGTGACAACCGCGACAATAGTGAAGATAGTCGTTTTTGGGGATTTGTGCCTGAAAAAAATTTAGTCGGTCGAGCTTCTGCAATTTGGATGAGTTTTGAAAAACAACCTAATGAGTGGCCAACCGGAATACGTTTAAGCCGTATTGGCGCTATAAATTAA
- the lepA gene encoding translation elongation factor 4 encodes MNKNIRNFSVIAHIDHGKSTLSDRIIQICGGLSDREMEAQVLDSMDLERERGITIKAQSVTLDYHAKDGQTYQLNFIDTPGHVDFSYEVSRSLAACEGALLVVDAGQGVEAQTLANCYTAIEMDLEVVPVLNKIDLPAADPERVAQEIEDIVGIDASDAVRCSAKTGEGVIDVLERLVQDIPAPQGDPEAPLQALIIDSWFDNYLGVVSLIRIKNGVLRKGEKIKVMSTGMVYGVDRLGIFTPKQIDKETLRCGEVGWLVCAIKDIQGAPVGDTLTSARLPADKALPGFKKVKPQVYAGLFPTSSDDYESFRDALAKLSLNDASLFYEPETSTALGFGFRCGFLGLLHMEIIQERLEREYDLDLITTAPTVIYEVVTTSNETIYVDSPAKLPPLNNILELREPIAECNILVPQSYLGNVITLCIEKRGVQTNMVYHGNQVALTYEIPMAEVVLDFFDKLKSTSRGYASLDYGFKRFQTSDMVRLDVMINSDRVDALAIITHRANSQYRGRELVEKMKELIPRQQFDIAIQAAIGNHIIARSTVKQLRKNVLAKCYGGDVSRKKKLLQKQKDGKKRMKQIGNVELPQEAFLAILHVGKE; translated from the coding sequence ATGAATAAAAATATCCGAAATTTCTCAGTAATTGCTCACATTGATCACGGTAAATCAACCTTATCAGATCGTATTATCCAAATCTGTGGTGGATTATCCGATCGTGAAATGGAAGCCCAAGTTCTGGATTCAATGGATTTGGAAAGAGAGCGCGGTATAACAATCAAAGCACAAAGTGTCACGCTCGACTATCATGCTAAAGATGGTCAAACCTATCAGCTTAATTTTATTGATACACCAGGCCACGTCGATTTCTCTTATGAAGTTTCTCGCTCATTAGCGGCTTGCGAAGGCGCATTATTAGTTGTCGATGCCGGACAAGGTGTTGAAGCGCAAACATTAGCAAACTGCTATACCGCAATTGAGATGGATTTAGAAGTCGTACCTGTGCTGAATAAAATTGACTTACCGGCCGCTGATCCAGAGCGCGTTGCGCAAGAAATTGAAGATATTGTTGGTATAGATGCTTCTGATGCGGTGCGCTGTTCTGCGAAAACCGGCGAAGGTGTGATTGACGTTCTCGAGCGTTTAGTTCAAGACATTCCTGCACCGCAAGGCGATCCTGAGGCGCCATTACAAGCATTAATCATCGACTCTTGGTTTGATAACTATTTAGGCGTGGTGTCATTAATTCGAATCAAAAATGGTGTGCTCAGAAAAGGCGAAAAAATTAAAGTTATGAGCACAGGTATGGTTTATGGTGTCGATCGTCTAGGTATTTTTACGCCAAAACAGATTGATAAAGAGACGCTAAGATGTGGTGAGGTAGGTTGGCTAGTTTGTGCCATAAAAGATATTCAAGGCGCGCCCGTTGGCGATACCTTAACTTCAGCCAGACTACCAGCAGATAAAGCTTTGCCTGGCTTTAAAAAAGTAAAACCTCAGGTTTATGCTGGACTATTCCCAACCAGCTCTGATGACTATGAGTCTTTCCGTGACGCGCTGGCCAAATTGAGTTTGAATGATGCATCACTATTTTATGAACCAGAAACTTCGACAGCATTGGGTTTTGGATTCCGATGTGGCTTCTTAGGTTTATTGCATATGGAGATTATTCAAGAACGTCTTGAACGTGAGTATGATCTCGATCTGATTACCACTGCGCCAACCGTAATTTATGAGGTTGTCACGACTTCAAATGAAACTATTTATGTTGATAGCCCAGCTAAATTACCGCCGTTAAATAATATTTTAGAATTGCGTGAACCGATAGCTGAGTGTAACATTTTAGTTCCGCAAAGTTATTTAGGTAATGTCATCACACTTTGTATTGAAAAACGTGGTGTTCAAACTAATATGGTATATCATGGTAATCAAGTTGCCTTAACTTATGAGATTCCGATGGCTGAGGTTGTGCTGGATTTCTTTGATAAATTAAAGTCAACTTCACGGGGATATGCTTCATTAGATTACGGATTTAAACGTTTTCAAACCTCAGATATGGTCAGACTTGATGTCATGATTAATAGCGATAGAGTGGATGCTTTAGCGATTATTACACATCGGGCTAATTCGCAGTATCGAGGCCGTGAATTAGTCGAAAAAATGAAAGAACTCATTCCCCGCCAGCAATTTGATATTGCTATTCAGGCCGCTATTGGTAACCATATTATTGCTCGTTCAACGGTTAAACAGTTACGTAAAAACGTTTTAGCAAAATGCTATGGTGGTGACGTGAGCCGTAAGAAAAAACTATTACAGAAACAGAAAGATGGTAAGAAGCGTATGAAGCAAATTGGTAATGTTGAATTACCACAAGAAGCTTTCTTAGCCATCTTACATGTTGGTAAGGAATAA
- a CDS encoding MucB/RseB C-terminal domain-containing protein, with amino-acid sequence MSTIGVMLFFPQIGYSQADSKEISATSISPNQPDTVQILNSMRDAVIKKDYEFSFLNTVEDKLVGTFKYRHIVADDKTYAQLIKLEGLAKEIIQKDNVISYYQQDHASFSMNSFRMVDAFPDVIFNDFNKLNQYYDYFFIGNARVANRSCQLIRILAKDKNRYSYILWLDDETRIPLRIDLYDLNNGLLAQFKVVDFSPSLNEKNLFLAYLNKSQINPLVVGSEQPNTLDDQWQLNWIPSGFTQRSHSQIDFNEHGISSRLYSDGVFSFTVNVSENTVPTKSYSLQKGEQTIFVTQLKDKEIMIIGNLPLTTITKIAQDIEVKTSR; translated from the coding sequence ATGTCGACGATTGGTGTTATGCTGTTTTTTCCTCAGATTGGCTATTCTCAGGCTGATAGCAAAGAAATTAGTGCAACATCAATATCACCAAATCAGCCAGATACCGTACAGATACTAAACAGTATGCGCGATGCAGTAATAAAAAAAGATTATGAATTCTCTTTTTTAAATACTGTTGAAGATAAATTAGTGGGTACTTTCAAATATCGACATATAGTTGCTGATGATAAAACATATGCTCAGTTGATAAAGCTAGAGGGGCTGGCCAAAGAGATTATCCAAAAAGATAATGTTATTAGTTACTATCAGCAAGATCATGCATCATTTTCCATGAATAGCTTTCGAATGGTCGATGCTTTTCCTGATGTCATATTTAATGATTTTAATAAATTGAACCAATATTATGATTATTTTTTTATTGGTAATGCACGAGTAGCTAATCGAAGTTGTCAATTAATACGTATCTTAGCCAAAGATAAGAATCGTTATAGTTACATATTATGGCTCGATGATGAGACACGGATTCCGCTTCGAATCGATCTTTATGACCTGAATAATGGCTTATTAGCACAGTTTAAAGTGGTTGATTTTTCTCCTTCATTAAATGAAAAAAATCTGTTTTTGGCTTATTTGAATAAATCTCAGATCAATCCATTGGTAGTTGGATCTGAACAACCTAATACTTTGGATGATCAATGGCAACTCAACTGGATTCCCAGTGGTTTTACGCAGCGTTCACACTCCCAGATCGATTTTAATGAACATGGTATCAGTTCTCGACTATATTCTGACGGCGTTTTCTCATTTACGGTAAATGTTTCAGAAAATACCGTGCCAACAAAATCTTATAGCTTGCAAAAAGGTGAACAAACTATTTTTGTGACACAGCTTAAAGATAAAGAAATCATGATTATCGGTAATTTACCGTTAACCACGATAACCAAAATCGCACAAGATATTGAAGTTAAAACATCACGTTAA
- a CDS encoding RseA family anti-sigma factor — protein sequence MQKEKLSSFMDGELEQNSKFISSLLSDKEMQACWHRYHLTRDVLHHSLHEQMINLSLSEKIALAITDEKIEPEYQNQSIPTAVKMPDTKKLFWPKLTEFGTRIAQVGFAACITLSIIAGVQYYASKNESVTGIPTFNTQPVGVGISPVGGMNSVVESPDYIMNGSKLSQEQYEKISILLQDYELQKRLNANH from the coding sequence ATGCAAAAAGAGAAGTTATCTTCATTCATGGACGGTGAATTAGAGCAAAATAGCAAGTTTATTTCTTCTTTATTATCTGATAAAGAGATGCAAGCTTGTTGGCATCGCTATCATCTCACCCGAGATGTACTGCACCATTCTTTGCATGAACAAATGATTAATCTTTCACTTTCTGAAAAGATTGCGCTAGCTATTACTGATGAAAAGATTGAACCTGAATATCAGAATCAGTCTATACCAACTGCTGTTAAGATGCCGGATACTAAAAAGTTATTTTGGCCAAAATTGACTGAATTTGGCACTCGAATTGCGCAAGTCGGCTTTGCTGCTTGTATTACTTTATCGATTATTGCTGGTGTACAGTATTATGCCAGTAAAAATGAGTCAGTAACGGGCATACCTACATTTAATACTCAGCCGGTTGGTGTTGGTATCTCTCCAGTCGGTGGCATGAATAGTGTTGTCGAGTCACCTGATTATATTATGAATGGCAGTAAACTATCTCAAGAGCAGTACGAAAAAATTTCTATTTTATTGCAAGATTATGAGTTACAAAAACGTTTAAATGCAAATCACTAA
- the rpoE gene encoding RNA polymerase sigma factor RpoE translates to MGEQLTDGVLVERVLQGDKNAYNLLVIRYQNRLAHLVSRYVLQAEVPDVVQETFIKAYRSLASFKGESVFYTWLYRIAVNTAKNYLTAQGRRPPSSDIDATEAENYEGGEYLHDIDNPESLMLSDEIKRVVFGTIESLPDDLKTAITLREIEGLSYEEIAEIMNTPVGTVRSRIFRAREAIDEKIKLLL, encoded by the coding sequence ATGGGTGAACAATTAACCGATGGTGTATTGGTTGAACGTGTTCTGCAAGGAGACAAAAATGCTTATAATCTGCTGGTTATTCGATACCAGAATAGGCTTGCGCATTTAGTTTCCAGATATGTATTACAGGCTGAAGTGCCGGATGTAGTTCAAGAAACATTTATAAAAGCTTATCGCTCTTTGGCTAGTTTTAAAGGCGAGAGTGTTTTCTATACATGGCTGTACAGAATTGCGGTCAATACAGCAAAAAATTATTTAACTGCGCAGGGACGCAGGCCTCCATCATCAGATATTGATGCGACAGAAGCAGAAAATTATGAAGGTGGTGAATATCTTCACGATATTGATAATCCCGAAAGTTTAATGTTGTCAGATGAAATTAAACGTGTTGTGTTTGGCACAATTGAGTCTCTTCCTGACGATTTAAAGACAGCAATTACGCTAAGAGAGATTGAAGGTCTTAGTTATGAAGAAATTGCTGAAATTATGAATACGCCCGTAGGCACAGTGCGTTCCCGAATTTTTAGAGCGCGTGAAGCGATAGACGAAAAAATAAAGCTGTTACTATAA